Below is a genomic region from Fibrobacter sp. UBA4297.
ACGATTTGGATATTTAAATGAGTCCGACGAAAGCCGACTTCAAAGCCGTTTTATCCCAAGCTCGCGACTTGGTAAAAGTGGAGTTAGACAAGACAGAACAGGTCATTATGCAGGTGGCAAAGAATGCCCCCGCAGGGATTAGTGACCGCCTTGTAACGCTATTTAGTCGCAAAGGCAAGCGCATCCGTTCGACGCTCCTTTGCCTGCTCGCAAACTGCGGCTCGCAAAAGCCGGATATCGACCGTGTAGCACACGCCTGCGCAGCCGTAGAACTTTTGCACCTCGCAAGCCTCGTGCACGACGATATCATTGACGGCACGGACGTCCGCCGCGGGCAAAAGACTGCCCATCGCGAATGGGGTACGCAAGTGGCCGTGTTGATTGGCGACTATGTGCTTTCGCAGTCCATGCGTTGCGTCATTGACGAAAAAGTTCGTAACGTACCGCTGATTATTTCGGATGCAGCCGACAAACTGATTGTCGGTGAAATTCTGGAGCTCGACCATTGCGGTGACATGGGACTTTCTCGCAAGGCTTACAACGAAATCATCGATGGAAAGACCGCAGCGCTCATTGACGCTGCAGCACGCATCGGTGGCATTTTGGCTGGTTTCGACCAACCGATGGTCGAGGAATGCGCCAAGATGGGCACACACTTTGGAATCGCTTTCCAGATTATCGATGACCTGCTGGACTACGGCTATGGTTCCGTGAACATGGACAAGGCGAAGTTCACCGATCTCTCGAACGGCCTCATCACATTGCCGCTCCTCTATTACTTTGAGGACTGCACCGTAGAAGAACGCCACGAAATGGAAGGCTTTATCGCAAAGGCTTCTGCAGAAGGCATTCCTGAAAAGATTCAGGACCGTCTGTTTGCAAAGAAGAGCTTTGCGAAGGCAAAGGCCGAAGCCCAGGATCACTTGGAACAAGCGCTAGCCATTGCCGACAAATTTCCGAAGAGCAACTTCACCGAAGAAATTACCGCCATGTTCTCGAGCATGAGCGATCGCGGGAACTAAAACGGCGATACATTCTTAGAATAAGTTTATAATTAGTCAAGCCTACGAGATAATCGCAGGCTTTTTCTTTTTTTATTTTATGCTATATTTTGAGCACAAATAAATCCAAAAAGGAGAAAATGGAATGAAACTCAAACTGATTTTGCTCGCCGCAATTGCATTGATTTTTGCAGGTTGCGCCAAGAAAGCCCCCACATTTTCGGTCGCACAAACATGGACCGAAAAGCCGACAAAGCTCACGGTAGTCTTCACGGAACCTGTTGTTGAAAACCAGGACGATCTCAAGGACGACATCGAAGAATACGCAAACAACTTTGGTGAATGGTTCAAGCAGGAACTCAAGAAGGACTACGAAATGTACATTAAGGATGCCATTGCTTTGGACTATCAAAAGGTCGATTCCGCATCCATGATTATCGAAACGGATCACGTTGACTCCACAGAATTCAAGACCCCGAAGCCAGCTTCTATGGAACAGGGTAACGGGTACTACTTGGCAATCTCCAATGTACTCTTTAGCCGCAGAGAAGATGCTCACGCCAATCAAGCCTATTATTCTTCAGGTGCTGCATTTGGCGCAAACGTAAATCCGGGACAAAACAGCATGGCATTCGCAGGCGAAACGATTGTTGAAAAAGGCCTTTGGATTTACGCAGACTACGCCATCTACAACCAGTCCGGCGAACGCGTCGCCTTCGGTCACGAAGAAATCCGCAGCAAATTCGCATACGCCATGACACGCTCCGACTGGGAAAAGTGTGTTTTGGCATTCGTCAAGAGAAGCATCGCCAGAACGCCAATCCTGAAATAATCGAAAAAATACTGCCAATCTGTGAGGGTAAAACATCCCATTTAAACGAAAAGCGCGACCACAACGGTCGCGTTTTCTTGTATTTTCTTATAAATAGGAACTTGCGCGAGACGCAAAATTATTTCTTGCGCATCCAAATGGCAAGGAATGCAAACACGGACAAGAAGCAAATTACAATGATAATCCAGAACGCCACCGGAGAGCCAACAGTCGCATCGCCGTTCATGCCAAAGGGGAGCTTCACGTTCATGCCAAACAAGCTTGCGAAGAACGTCGGGAGCGATATAGAAATCGTCACGATAGTGAGGTTCTTCATGAGTTGGTTCACGTTATTGTTGATAACGCTTGCGCGCGCATCCATCATGGATGTCAAAATGTTGGCGTAAATGTTAGCCTGTTGCAGGCTCTGCCCATTTTCAATCTGAATATCTTCAAGGAGTTCGCGTTCAGCTTCGGTCCAGTTGAGGCTGCGGCCAAGCTGCAATTTGCGAAGCAGCGTATCGTTACTGTTCAAGGCGCTCACGTAG
It encodes:
- a CDS encoding polyprenyl synthetase family protein encodes the protein MSPTKADFKAVLSQARDLVKVELDKTEQVIMQVAKNAPAGISDRLVTLFSRKGKRIRSTLLCLLANCGSQKPDIDRVAHACAAVELLHLASLVHDDIIDGTDVRRGQKTAHREWGTQVAVLIGDYVLSQSMRCVIDEKVRNVPLIISDAADKLIVGEILELDHCGDMGLSRKAYNEIIDGKTAALIDAAARIGGILAGFDQPMVEECAKMGTHFGIAFQIIDDLLDYGYGSVNMDKAKFTDLSNGLITLPLLYYFEDCTVEERHEMEGFIAKASAEGIPEKIQDRLFAKKSFAKAKAEAQDHLEQALAIADKFPKSNFTEEITAMFSSMSDRGN